In Aedes albopictus strain Foshan chromosome 3, AalbF5, whole genome shotgun sequence, the following are encoded in one genomic region:
- the LOC109415679 gene encoding mitochondrial import inner membrane translocase subunit TIM50-C: MLHRNLLQLSRLVKVSNSQVCPLVAASFARRYSFNQNSQLLWLRQQQQQQPPKEPLVCCGAAPAGQRFLHLTQTALCSKSEVKSSSSAQAAGAAPQLLSKLFPQTAVENEQAEQAQEQKRKEEEEAKKEKESSWKRMKFGFVLFGVSVTAFSVYTVFIFGAPDRDPEGNVIEDEFTQLPTVQQYFKRLWKSMTYYQKMIQEPSREKLLPDPLKYPYIQPPYTLVLEMKDVLVHPDWTYQTGWRFKKRPGIDKFLESLARHFEIVIYTADQGMTVFPILDALDPHGYIMYRLVRDATHFVDGHHVKNLDNLNRDLRKVIVIDWDPNSTKLHPENTFNIPRWSGNDDDTTLLDLLSFLMTIASSEVDDVREVMTHYKQFENPLAQFRENQRRLAEQMAEKEQEEKQRAKPAVQKWRPSFLGSSR, encoded by the exons ATGTTACACAGAAACCTGCTGCAGTTGTCCCGTCTAGTCAAAGTATCGAATTCTCAGGTTTGTCCGCTGGTAGCGGCCAGTTTTGCCCGCCGATACTCGTTCAATCAGAACTCGCAGCTTCTGTGGctccggcagcagcagcagcagcagccaccgAAGGAACCCCTCGTCTGCTGTGGTGCTGCCCCCGCCGGTCAGCGTTTCCTGCATTTGACACAGACCG CACTATGCTCAAAAAGTGAAGTCAAGTCCAGCAGCAGTGCTCAGGCCGCCGGTGCGGCGCCTCAGCTCCTGTCGAAACTGTTTCCGCAGACTGCCGTGGAGAATGAGCAAGCCGAACAGGCTCAGGAGCAGAAGCGCAAGGAAGAGGAGGAAGCCAAAAAGGAGAAGGAATCATCCTGGAAGCGGATGAAGTTTGG CTTCGTCCTGTTCGGAGTTTCCGTAACGGCCTTCTCCGTCTATACGGTATTTATATTCGGAGCGCCCGACCGTGACCCGGAAGGCAACGTCATCGAGGATGAGTTCACCCAACTGCCGACTGTCCAACAGTACTTCAAACGGCTCTGGAAGTCGATGACCTACTACCAAAAGATGATCCAAGAACCTTCGCGTGAAAAGCTTCTTCCCGATCCGCTCAAGTATCCGTACATTCAGCCACCCTACACGCTGGTCCTGGAGATGAAGGACGTGCTCGTGCATCCCGACTGGACCTACCAGACCGGATGGCGCTTCAAGAAGCGTCCCGGAATTGACAAATTCCTCGAATCCCTGGCGCGGCACTTCGAAATTGTCATCTACACTGCCGATCAGGGAATGACCGTGTTCCCCATCCTGGATGCCCTCGATCCGCATGGCTACATCATGTACCGTTTGGTGCGCGATGCGACCCACTTCGTCGATGGGCACCATGTGAAAAATCTGGACAACCTGAATCGGGACCTGCGCAAGGTCATCGTCATCGATTGGGATCCCAACTCCACGAAACTGCACCCGGAGAACACCTTCAACATCCCACGCTGGAGCGGAAACGATGACGACACCACACTGCTAGATTTGCTCTCGTTCCTGATGACCATCGCCAGCAGCGAGGTGGATGACGTGCGCGAGGTCATGACCCACTACAAGCAGTTTGAGAATCCGCTGGCGCAGTTCCGGGAGAATCAACGCCGACTGGCGGAGCAGATGGCCGAGAAGGAGCAGGAGGAGAAGCAACGGGCAAAGCCGGCAGTGCAAAAGTGGAGACCCAGCTTTTTGGGCAGTTCCCGCTAG
- the LOC109425023 gene encoding isopentenyl-diphosphate Delta-isomerase 1, with product MSLLSRFRAFPGALLQHAKVSYSSAATAAKLQELALEENCILVNEKDQSLGNASKRDCHRVDENGNIRLHRAFSVFLFNSKGEMLLQRRSTHKITFPDCYTNACCSHPLHDIEGEREELNALGIRRAAQRRLNYELGIPLSQARPENFHFLTRIHYADKGDGVWGEHEIDYILFLQKDVDLKPNESEVSEIRYIRRDQLDKQISGLDAPLTPWFQLILTHRLKLWWDNLHRLKKFQNLNEIERF from the exons ATGTCTCTCCTAAGTCGCTTCCGAGCGTTCCCCGGAGCGTTGCTTCAGCATGCCAAAGTCAGCTACTCCAGTGCGGCCACCGCTGCCAAACTCCAGGAACTGGCCCTGGAGGAGAACTGCATCCTGGTGAACGAGAAGGACCAATCGCTGGGAAATGCATCCAAACGGGACTGCCATCGGGTGGACGAAAACGGGAACATCCGGTTGCATCGCGCATTCAGCGTGTTTCTGTTCAATTCCAAGGGCGAAATGCTGCTGCAGCGAAGGTCTACGCACAAG ATAACGTTTCCTGATTGTTATACCAATGCATGCTGTAGTCATCCTCTGCACGACATCGAAGGCGAACGGGAAGAGCTGAATGCACTGGGAATCAGACGGGCTGCCCAGCGGAGGCTCAACTACGAGCTGGGAATTCCACTGAGTCAG GCACGCCCGGAGAACTTCCACTTCCTCACCCGAATCCACTACGCCGATAAAGGAGACGGCGTTTGGGGTGAGCACGAAATCGACTACATTCTGTTCCTTCAGAAGGACGTGGATCTGAAGCCGAACGAGAGTGAAGTGAGCGAAATCCGCTACATCCGGCGGGACCAACTGGACAAGCAGATATCCGGCCTGGACGCCCCTCTGACACCGTGGTTCCAGCTTATTTTGACGCATCGGCTGAAACTGTGGTGGGACAATCTACATCggttgaaaaaattccagaatctCAACGAAATCGAACGATTTTGA